A portion of the Corynebacterium jeikeium genome contains these proteins:
- a CDS encoding ABC transporter ATP-binding protein, whose translation MITVERLSKKYGSKLAVDDLSFTVPDGVVTGFLGPNGSGKSTTMRCMLGLDTPTTGQALFTGTDSQGNTYSNQPFSTLKNKPSIAGAILDAGWHNKARSGRAHLRALARGAGIPDTRVEECLEQVGMTEAAKDKVGGYSLGMKQRLGVAAALLGKPQHLILDEPVNGLDPEGVSWMRHTIKALAAQGCAVLVSSHLLSEMQLTADRIVVIGRGRMIGEYSMDEFLSDGTVIEVEVDDPARLLQALGPVARGVDVDKQLRIPLYDGISEQQLRRDIAAAALREGLLVTRLHTKRDNLEEKFLAATQESQEYRAQAIGQ comes from the coding sequence ATGATCACGGTTGAACGACTCAGCAAGAAGTACGGTTCGAAATTAGCCGTCGATGACCTGTCCTTCACCGTTCCCGACGGTGTAGTGACAGGTTTTCTCGGCCCAAATGGCTCCGGCAAGTCCACCACCATGCGCTGCATGCTGGGCCTCGATACCCCGACCACGGGCCAGGCCTTGTTCACCGGGACGGATTCCCAGGGCAACACCTACAGCAACCAGCCCTTTTCCACGCTGAAGAATAAGCCCAGCATCGCCGGTGCAATTCTGGATGCCGGTTGGCACAACAAGGCTCGTTCGGGCCGCGCTCATCTGCGGGCCCTCGCCCGCGGCGCCGGCATCCCCGACACCCGCGTGGAAGAGTGCCTTGAGCAGGTCGGCATGACCGAGGCGGCGAAGGACAAGGTCGGCGGCTACTCGCTGGGCATGAAGCAGCGTCTGGGAGTGGCAGCGGCTCTGCTCGGCAAGCCGCAGCATCTGATTTTGGATGAGCCGGTCAACGGCCTGGACCCCGAAGGCGTCTCGTGGATGCGCCACACCATCAAGGCGCTGGCCGCACAGGGCTGCGCTGTCCTCGTGTCGTCGCACCTCCTTTCCGAGATGCAGCTCACCGCCGACCGCATCGTCGTCATCGGCCGCGGTCGCATGATCGGCGAGTACAGCATGGATGAATTCCTTTCCGACGGCACGGTCATCGAAGTTGAAGTCGATGACCCCGCTCGGCTGCTGCAGGCGTTAGGGCCGGTCGCGCGTGGGGTTGACGTCGATAAGCAATTGCGCATTCCGCTTTACGACGGCATCAGCGAGCAGCAACTCCGCCGCGACATTGCGGCCGCTGCTCTGCGTGAGGGGCTGTTGGTGACGCGGTTGCACACGAAGCGCGACAACCTGGAGGAAAAGTTCCTGGCTGCGACCCAGGAATCGCAGGAATACCGCGCGCAGGCGATTGGGCAGTAG
- a CDS encoding ABC transporter permease, producing MSFGNALRSEWTKLASLRGTWVYVVLLVGSIAGPMAAFSMAADAGATADWELLLLGTVIFNMIVIAFGGSTLAGEYNDQMNAHAFLTQDRRSLWLSARMTLTLVLIAVCWVIGVALAWLSVTVSPRVEFKGGDAATDMLAGVLGFVVFGLIAMSLGVLTRSRVAAVAIPLVWILVVESMLEFAALAYAIFRPLWLVTPGARIQQLSTQLGGLMANPENPRIGFEAGMTQPMWFNIVVLVAWIVVAVGVAHWVNAKRDVK from the coding sequence ATGAGTTTTGGAAACGCTTTGCGGTCGGAGTGGACGAAGCTAGCCAGCCTGCGTGGCACGTGGGTGTATGTGGTGTTGTTGGTGGGCTCGATAGCTGGGCCGATGGCGGCTTTCAGCATGGCGGCGGACGCTGGTGCAACCGCTGATTGGGAATTGCTGCTGTTGGGGACCGTGATCTTCAACATGATCGTGATTGCCTTTGGTGGCTCCACCCTGGCGGGTGAGTACAACGATCAGATGAATGCGCATGCGTTCTTGACGCAGGACCGAAGGAGCCTGTGGCTTTCGGCACGGATGACGCTGACCCTTGTGCTGATTGCTGTCTGTTGGGTCATTGGTGTGGCGCTTGCTTGGCTATCGGTGACGGTTTCCCCGCGCGTGGAGTTCAAGGGCGGCGACGCTGCCACGGACATGCTCGCCGGAGTGCTTGGCTTTGTAGTGTTTGGACTAATCGCGATGTCGCTGGGAGTGCTGACGCGCTCGCGCGTGGCCGCTGTCGCTATTCCGCTGGTGTGGATTCTGGTGGTGGAAAGCATGCTGGAGTTCGCGGCGCTGGCGTATGCGATTTTCCGGCCACTGTGGCTGGTCACGCCGGGTGCACGCATTCAGCAGTTGTCGACGCAATTGGGCGGTCTGATGGCAAATCCGGAGAATCCACGCATCGGGTTTGAGGCCGGCATGACGCAGCCGATGTGGTTCAACATCGTGGTGCTGGTGGCCTGGATTGTTGTGGCTGTTGGCGTTGCTCATTGGGTCAATGCCAAACGGGATGTGAAGTAA
- a CDS encoding VUT family protein, whose amino-acid sequence MTNNENLPKSGPGNAEAAAVSTSHAPENATKSESTAHTPRHIPVPKSLYPMFTAIFIGVLIASNITATKGVEIFGLATDGAFFLFPLSYVIGDVLSECYGYKATRRTVWTGFAILAGAMLCFFAAIKLPAAPWYENQEAFATVLGTVPQLVLAGLAGYVVGQLLNAWSLNAIKKRTGEKALWARLMGSTVVGEFVDTLIFCSIAATAIGIDTWGTFVNYVIVGFIWKTAVEIVVMPVTYAVIAWVKRREGYYDTRVPA is encoded by the coding sequence GTGACAAATAACGAAAACCTGCCCAAGTCTGGGCCGGGCAACGCCGAGGCTGCCGCTGTGAGCACCTCGCACGCGCCCGAGAACGCAACTAAGTCCGAATCCACAGCACACACGCCACGCCACATCCCGGTACCGAAATCGCTGTACCCGATGTTCACGGCCATTTTCATTGGCGTGCTGATTGCCTCCAACATCACCGCCACCAAGGGCGTGGAAATCTTCGGCCTGGCCACCGACGGTGCCTTCTTCCTCTTCCCCTTGAGCTACGTCATCGGCGACGTGCTTTCCGAGTGCTATGGCTACAAAGCCACCCGCCGCACCGTGTGGACCGGTTTCGCCATCCTCGCCGGCGCAATGCTCTGCTTCTTTGCCGCCATCAAGCTCCCGGCGGCACCGTGGTACGAGAATCAGGAAGCCTTCGCCACTGTGCTGGGCACCGTCCCGCAGCTTGTTCTCGCAGGTCTGGCCGGTTATGTCGTCGGTCAGCTGCTCAACGCCTGGTCGCTCAACGCCATTAAGAAGCGCACTGGTGAAAAGGCTCTCTGGGCGCGACTGATGGGCTCGACTGTGGTTGGCGAGTTCGTCGATACGCTCATCTTCTGCTCCATCGCCGCCACCGCTATCGGCATCGATACCTGGGGTACCTTCGTCAACTACGTCATCGTCGGCTTCATCTGGAAGACCGCCGTCGAGATTGTAGTCATGCCAGTCACCTACGCCGTCATCGCGTGGGTCAAGCGCCGCGAAGGCTACTACGACACGCGCGTTCCCGCTTAA
- a CDS encoding tRNA glutamyl-Q(34) synthetase GluQRS yields the protein MVANLKQVITINCSTLLPPTGRYAPSPTGRLHLGNLRTAVLAWAHARAQGGRFIVRIEDIDRQRSRPEYEVQQLADLEAIGIDWDGAPVRQSERSDLYESALADLTQRGLTYPCFCTRREILAASSAPHGVPGQYPGTCRSLDDEHLAAKKAEFAAAGRRPSIRLKSQVTEGTATDELYGEIAAPIDDFVLQRADGMWAYNLAVVVDDAEQGITEVVRGDDLMSSAPRQTYLAGLLGYAAPSFVHVPLVVNSKGRRLSKRDGDVTLGEVSVEAAQRWILDSLSGGNGSDGGGGVELDSIADLPEALRAGLEIPREQVIF from the coding sequence ATGGTGGCCAATTTAAAGCAAGTGATAACCATCAACTGTTCAACGCTCCTACCTCCCACCGGCCGCTACGCCCCTTCGCCGACCGGTCGGCTGCACCTGGGAAACCTGCGCACCGCAGTTCTCGCCTGGGCGCACGCCCGCGCGCAGGGTGGCCGCTTCATCGTGCGTATCGAAGATATCGACCGCCAGCGCTCCCGCCCCGAGTATGAGGTGCAGCAGCTCGCCGATCTCGAGGCCATCGGCATCGACTGGGATGGCGCCCCGGTCCGCCAGTCAGAACGCTCTGACCTGTATGAATCCGCGCTCGCCGACCTCACGCAACGCGGCCTGACCTATCCCTGCTTCTGCACGCGCCGCGAAATCCTCGCCGCCTCCTCCGCGCCGCATGGCGTGCCAGGTCAGTATCCCGGCACGTGCCGTTCGCTTGACGACGAGCACCTCGCCGCGAAGAAAGCCGAATTTGCGGCGGCGGGGAGAAGACCGTCGATACGCCTGAAATCGCAGGTGACTGAGGGGACCGCGACCGATGAACTGTATGGCGAGATTGCCGCTCCGATCGATGACTTTGTCCTTCAGCGTGCCGATGGCATGTGGGCCTACAACCTCGCGGTCGTCGTCGATGATGCCGAGCAGGGTATCACTGAAGTCGTGCGTGGTGATGACCTGATGTCCTCCGCCCCGCGCCAGACGTACTTGGCTGGTCTTTTGGGGTATGCGGCGCCTTCGTTCGTGCACGTGCCACTGGTGGTGAACTCTAAGGGGCGCCGATTGTCCAAGCGGGATGGCGACGTGACTCTCGGCGAGGTGTCCGTGGAGGCGGCGCAGCGGTGGATTTTGGATTCGCTGAGTGGCGGTAACGGTAGTGATGGTGGCGGGGGCGTAGAGCTCGACTCCATCGCTGACCTCCCGGAAGCCCTGCGTGCGGGTCTGGAAATTCCTCGCGAACAGGTGATTTTCTAG
- a CDS encoding flavodoxin — protein sequence MPTLLVVHHSPTPLLQEVLSHALEGANDPALEGVDVKVVEALDATIDDLTSTDAILLGTSANFGYISGALKHFFDTTFREAQEVTKGLPFSYWIRGGFDTTGAENAMKTITTGYKWELAAEPVVFVGSLDDDISDRLVNLGGTMAAQILG from the coding sequence ATGCCTACTCTTCTAGTCGTCCACCATTCCCCGACCCCGCTCCTGCAGGAGGTCTTAAGTCACGCGCTCGAGGGCGCCAACGATCCCGCGCTAGAGGGCGTGGATGTCAAGGTTGTCGAGGCTCTCGACGCCACCATCGATGACCTGACCAGCACTGACGCTATCCTGCTCGGCACCTCCGCCAACTTTGGATACATCTCCGGCGCGCTCAAGCACTTCTTCGACACCACCTTCCGGGAGGCGCAGGAAGTTACCAAGGGGCTGCCATTTTCCTACTGGATCCGCGGCGGCTTCGACACCACCGGGGCGGAAAACGCCATGAAAACCATCACGACCGGCTACAAGTGGGAGCTTGCGGCCGAGCCCGTCGTGTTTGTCGGTTCGCTTGACGACGACATCTCCGACCGCCTGGTAAATCTCGGTGGCACCATGGCTGCCCAAATTTTGGGCTGA
- the mntH gene encoding divalent metal cation transporter MntH has protein sequence MTSSSEKNRKPMMSLLGPAFVAAIAYVDPGNVAANLSAGASYGYLLLWVLVVSNLMAMVVQYLSAKYGLVTGRSLTEGVADRFGSNRPGRLAYWVQAEIVAAATDVAEIIGGATALYLLFGTPMLLGGVIVGVVSLGLLLLQGGRSQRTFEGVIVAFLLVITVGFLAGLFVTGLSLGEMASGILPRFQGAHTVVLAASMLGATVMPHAVYLHSGLVRDREYKVEDDSSLRQHLRATRIDVFGALVLAGSVNIGMLCLAAEALPGVEGTDSIEGAHAAVTSALGPVVGILFGVGLLASGLASSSVGCYAGDLIMRDLLKVHVPMLVRRIVTIIPALLIIASGVEPTWALVLSQVVLSIGIPFALVPLVRMTSSRAEMGIWANTPLLRRVAWVICGLIIALNVALVVLVLTGKG, from the coding sequence GTGACGTCGTCAAGCGAGAAAAACCGCAAGCCCATGATGAGTCTGCTGGGGCCTGCTTTTGTGGCAGCGATTGCCTACGTGGACCCCGGAAATGTGGCTGCGAACCTGTCCGCGGGCGCGAGCTACGGGTATCTGCTGCTGTGGGTGTTGGTGGTGTCCAACCTCATGGCGATGGTTGTGCAGTACCTGTCGGCGAAGTACGGCCTGGTGACGGGGCGGTCGCTGACCGAAGGTGTCGCCGACCGCTTCGGTTCGAACCGGCCGGGGCGGCTGGCGTACTGGGTGCAGGCCGAGATTGTGGCGGCAGCGACGGATGTGGCGGAAATTATTGGTGGCGCCACGGCGCTGTACCTGCTCTTTGGGACGCCGATGCTGCTTGGCGGTGTCATTGTTGGCGTGGTCTCGCTGGGGCTGTTGTTGCTTCAGGGTGGGCGTTCGCAACGCACTTTTGAGGGCGTGATTGTGGCGTTCCTGCTGGTCATTACGGTGGGGTTCCTGGCCGGGCTGTTTGTCACGGGCCTGAGTCTCGGGGAGATGGCCAGCGGAATTCTGCCGCGCTTCCAAGGCGCGCACACCGTGGTGCTGGCGGCATCCATGCTGGGTGCGACCGTGATGCCGCATGCGGTCTACCTGCACTCCGGGCTGGTGCGCGACCGCGAGTACAAGGTGGAAGATGACTCCTCGCTGCGCCAGCACCTGCGGGCCACGCGTATCGATGTCTTCGGTGCGCTCGTGCTGGCCGGGTCGGTGAATATCGGCATGCTGTGTCTTGCGGCCGAAGCGCTCCCGGGGGTGGAGGGGACTGACTCTATCGAAGGCGCCCACGCCGCTGTGACCAGCGCACTTGGTCCCGTGGTGGGCATACTTTTCGGCGTTGGGCTGTTGGCCTCCGGGCTGGCGTCGTCCTCTGTCGGCTGCTACGCCGGCGACCTGATTATGCGTGACCTGTTGAAAGTGCACGTGCCGATGCTGGTGCGCCGCATAGTCACCATCATTCCGGCGCTGCTCATTATCGCCAGCGGCGTGGAGCCGACCTGGGCGCTGGTGCTCAGCCAGGTGGTGCTGTCGATTGGTATCCCGTTTGCGCTGGTCCCGCTGGTGCGCATGACCTCCTCGCGTGCCGAGATGGGCATCTGGGCCAACACCCCACTACTGCGCCGGGTCGCGTGGGTTATCTGCGGGCTCATCATCGCGCTCAACGTGGCGCTGGTGGTCCTGGTGCTGACGGGGAAGGGGTAG
- a CDS encoding AMP nucleosidase, whose protein sequence is MQVRDSATPPFWPTEGEGDFYTDAAAAVDRLTEIHRAGMAYLVEQYTAATNGNSGSGPVRAYYPELRFTVPAGSAVEDVDPSLSHGFVDRPGVYATTITRPVMFRTYLIEQITDLLANHGGEVEVRVSDQPIPLRMCRGFDAAAEEAAGREGASASMLAAVEKTFTPIDSASIDDTIADGEADYLGLLIKPLSLFTAQRIDLALQRLEHYTGSHAANIQRFVLFTNYQLHTDVFLEYAATLTPGNPHGYTALACPGGQRYDIGAIPTPGVCRQHAHASQMPAYHLLRDDQCGITIIDIGVGPSNAKTITDCLAVTRPHCWMMVGHCAGLDGRMRIGDMILANGYDRADGVLDNYVPLEKPIPPIAEIQLAVTNALARVSGLSGDELKKRLRTGTVLSTSDRNWEWRSQTDLYRELQKSTAIGVEMESATIAANGYRFRVPYGALLSVSDMPLHDKPKLPKSAREFYQSSKEEHLMAAVRACEDMAAAPDTLHSRKLRRPVGEVAFR, encoded by the coding sequence ATGCAGGTACGAGACTCCGCAACACCCCCGTTCTGGCCCACCGAAGGCGAAGGCGACTTCTACACCGACGCCGCCGCAGCCGTCGACCGGCTCACCGAAATCCACCGGGCAGGGATGGCCTACTTAGTCGAGCAGTACACCGCCGCCACTAACGGAAATTCCGGGAGTGGGCCGGTGCGCGCCTACTACCCCGAACTACGCTTCACCGTCCCGGCCGGCAGCGCCGTCGAGGATGTCGACCCCTCCCTGTCACACGGCTTCGTCGACCGTCCGGGAGTGTATGCCACCACCATCACCCGCCCGGTGATGTTCCGCACCTACCTCATCGAGCAAATTACCGACCTGCTCGCCAACCACGGCGGCGAAGTCGAGGTGCGCGTCTCCGACCAGCCCATCCCACTCCGGATGTGCCGCGGATTCGACGCGGCCGCCGAGGAAGCGGCGGGGAGGGAAGGGGCGTCGGCAAGCATGCTGGCGGCAGTGGAGAAGACGTTTACCCCCATCGACTCCGCCAGCATCGACGACACCATCGCCGACGGCGAAGCCGACTACCTGGGCCTGCTTATCAAACCCTTGAGCCTCTTTACCGCCCAGCGCATCGACCTCGCCCTCCAGCGCCTCGAACACTACACCGGGTCGCACGCCGCAAACATCCAGCGCTTCGTGCTATTTACCAACTACCAGCTGCACACGGACGTGTTCCTCGAATACGCCGCCACCCTCACTCCCGGAAATCCGCACGGGTACACGGCGCTGGCGTGCCCGGGTGGGCAGCGCTACGACATCGGCGCCATCCCCACTCCCGGAGTTTGCCGTCAGCACGCGCACGCCTCGCAGATGCCGGCGTACCACTTGCTCCGCGACGACCAATGCGGCATCACCATCATCGACATCGGCGTCGGCCCCTCGAACGCCAAAACCATCACCGACTGCCTCGCCGTCACGCGACCGCACTGCTGGATGATGGTCGGACACTGCGCCGGCCTCGACGGCCGCATGCGCATCGGCGACATGATTCTCGCCAACGGTTACGACCGCGCTGACGGAGTCCTCGATAACTACGTGCCCCTGGAAAAGCCCATCCCGCCGATTGCGGAAATTCAGCTCGCCGTCACCAACGCGCTCGCCCGCGTCTCCGGGCTTTCCGGCGACGAACTGAAAAAGCGCCTACGCACCGGCACCGTGCTGTCGACCTCCGACCGCAACTGGGAGTGGCGCTCCCAGACCGACCTCTACCGGGAGCTGCAGAAATCCACCGCCATCGGCGTCGAAATGGAATCCGCCACCATCGCCGCCAACGGCTACCGCTTCCGCGTGCCCTACGGGGCGCTGCTCAGCGTCTCCGACATGCCGCTGCATGACAAACCCAAACTCCCGAAATCCGCCCGCGAGTTCTACCAGTCCTCCAAGGAAGAGCACCTCATGGCCGCCGTGCGCGCGTGCGAGGACATGGCCGCCGCTCCCGACACCCTCCACTCCCGGAAGTTGCGTCGGCCGGTGGGAGAGGTTGCGTTCCGGTAG
- a CDS encoding HNH endonuclease has protein sequence MTALGLLSALATRGIDVLADLRAALPEKSTGHRELAASIGFDPFRLKRLLRCAERLFGTVEKDVDVESRDKAVAIARELKLSLDTVMQIDKRSGQLNNVEIREYYRLDFTRAAAAYDFEGLDTYMRTKVKELNRTDEPPQHLRAHVSRNPDIRGMKHLQVTGPANMIDDLVAPLTVRAAEIAKAHEDYTRDRCVGQALAERLAHGSEGPLDDVDKLRYQPALIVTAQDIVEYSPRFAATSNGSVLTPGQFVEALLADTGWVLVYDEHNTPTDLLPIHNPRLATEEQRIAMILDNPICAWPGCPRPAHAGQAHHLVARKNGGATTMENMVMTCKEHNAANDDDRQGLNGHLERDDGSGAVYRHPPSLHAPPEFNLAFPTALAGRAYSGYRQRE, from the coding sequence ATGACGGCATTGGGACTGCTCAGCGCGCTGGCGACACGGGGGATTGACGTGCTCGCCGACCTGCGCGCCGCACTCCCGGAAAAATCCACCGGGCACCGGGAGTTGGCAGCCAGCATCGGCTTCGACCCCTTCCGGCTCAAGCGCCTGCTGCGCTGTGCGGAGCGACTGTTCGGCACGGTCGAGAAGGATGTTGACGTCGAATCCCGCGACAAGGCCGTCGCGATCGCCCGGGAGCTGAAGCTGTCGCTGGACACGGTCATGCAGATCGACAAGCGCTCCGGGCAGCTCAACAACGTCGAAATCCGGGAGTACTACCGCCTGGACTTCACCCGCGCCGCCGCGGCCTACGACTTCGAGGGCCTCGACACCTACATGCGCACCAAGGTCAAGGAGCTCAACCGCACCGACGAGCCGCCGCAGCACCTGCGCGCCCACGTCTCCCGGAATCCGGACATCCGCGGGATGAAGCATCTGCAGGTCACCGGTCCGGCGAACATGATTGACGACCTGGTCGCGCCGCTGACCGTGCGCGCAGCTGAAATCGCCAAAGCGCACGAGGATTACACCCGGGATCGGTGTGTCGGTCAGGCGCTGGCAGAACGCCTGGCACACGGGTCGGAGGGGCCGCTTGACGACGTCGACAAGCTCCGTTACCAGCCCGCGCTCATCGTAACCGCGCAAGACATCGTGGAGTACAGTCCGCGGTTTGCGGCGACCTCCAACGGCTCCGTCCTCACTCCCGGACAATTCGTCGAGGCATTGCTCGCGGACACCGGCTGGGTGCTGGTCTACGACGAGCACAACACGCCGACCGACCTACTCCCGATACACAACCCGCGCCTGGCGACGGAGGAACAGCGCATCGCGATGATCCTCGACAACCCCATCTGCGCGTGGCCCGGGTGCCCGCGCCCCGCCCACGCCGGGCAGGCCCATCACCTGGTCGCCAGGAAAAACGGCGGCGCCACGACTATGGAAAACATGGTCATGACCTGCAAAGAACATAACGCCGCCAACGATGACGACAGGCAAGGCCTCAACGGGCACCTCGAGCGTGACGACGGCTCCGGCGCGGTCTACCGCCACCCGCCGTCTCTGCACGCGCCGCCCGAATTCAACCTTGCCTTCCCGACAGCTCTCGCGGGGCGGGCCTACTCGGGCTACCGTCAGCGCGAATAG
- a CDS encoding heavy-metal-associated domain-containing protein has product MANQTFTVTGMTCGHCEASVREEVSELPGITDVQVDRSQNFLSVTSDADIDTAAVIAAVDEAGYKAVAN; this is encoded by the coding sequence ATGGCTAATCAAACTTTTACTGTTACTGGCATGACATGCGGACACTGCGAGGCATCGGTGCGGGAGGAAGTCTCTGAACTCCCGGGAATCACTGATGTCCAGGTTGACCGCTCCCAGAATTTCCTTTCCGTGACCTCGGATGCAGACATTGACACCGCTGCCGTAATCGCAGCAGTGGATGAAGCTGGCTACAAGGCGGTCGCAAACTAA
- the cadA gene encoding cadmium-translocating P-type ATPase, translating to MSEQQLLTLDIPVGGMTCASCANRIQRKLNKLDGVNASVNYATEKAHVEAPADINPQQLIDTIVAAGYTAELPQEEPEQEPGAAPEGKDRELEDLRNRVIGAVILTAPVIAMSMIPALQFTNWQWLCLTLSAPVFVWAGWPFHRATLKNLRHGEVTMDTLITMGTTASFLWSVWALFFGRAGLPGLKHEFHFTVTPGDADMNIYLEAMAGIIMFVLIGRYFEKRSKRNAGQALRELMKLGAKDVSVLESSGVEKRLPVEQLRPGVVFVVRPGEKIATDGVVVEGTSAVDASMLTGEPMPVEVGPGDEVTGATINTSGRLLVRATRVGSETQLAQMAAMVEAAQTGKAPVQRLADRVSGVFVPAVIAIAAVTLGAWLLTGHGASEAVTAAVAVLIIACPCALGLATPTALLVGTSEGAKAGVLLRGPEVLESARKVDTVVLDKTGTVTTGVMELTEVPPTPENLVPLAASVEAASHHPIAQAIVRAADPDSLLPVSDFRDIPGVGVEGTVGGHRIEVGRSGENSGSGGTVVAVRRDGELLGTLEVSDSVKPTSAAAVAKFREWGVRPILLTGDAAGPAFRVADEVGIAREDVISGVMPEDKVATIEKLQAGGACVAMVGDGINDAAALAQADLGMAMGTGTDVAMEAADITLVRGDLLAAADALRLSRRTLRTIRSNLFWAFFYNVLAIPVAALGLLNPMLAGAAMAFSSVFVVGNSLRLRGFSPSQPAIQKGVTHE from the coding sequence ATGTCTGAGCAGCAACTTCTCACCCTTGATATCCCCGTCGGCGGGATGACGTGTGCGTCGTGCGCAAACCGTATCCAACGCAAGCTGAACAAACTTGATGGCGTTAACGCGAGCGTGAACTATGCGACCGAGAAGGCGCATGTGGAGGCGCCGGCGGACATCAACCCGCAGCAACTGATCGACACAATCGTGGCAGCGGGGTACACCGCTGAGCTTCCGCAGGAGGAGCCCGAACAGGAACCGGGTGCTGCTCCCGAAGGGAAAGACCGGGAGCTGGAGGACCTGCGCAACCGAGTCATCGGCGCTGTCATCCTCACTGCTCCCGTCATCGCAATGTCGATGATTCCTGCCCTCCAGTTCACTAATTGGCAGTGGCTGTGTCTCACGCTCTCGGCGCCGGTCTTTGTGTGGGCCGGCTGGCCGTTCCACCGCGCGACACTGAAGAATCTGCGTCATGGCGAGGTCACCATGGACACGCTGATCACTATGGGGACGACCGCTTCGTTCCTCTGGAGTGTGTGGGCGTTGTTCTTCGGGCGTGCCGGGCTGCCGGGGCTCAAGCACGAGTTCCACTTCACGGTCACTCCTGGTGATGCCGATATGAACATCTACCTCGAGGCGATGGCCGGCATCATCATGTTTGTGCTGATTGGTCGTTACTTCGAGAAGCGCTCCAAGCGCAACGCCGGTCAGGCACTCCGGGAGTTGATGAAGCTTGGCGCCAAGGATGTCTCCGTTCTCGAAAGTTCGGGAGTGGAGAAGCGGCTGCCCGTGGAACAGCTCCGTCCGGGAGTGGTGTTCGTCGTTAGGCCTGGTGAGAAGATCGCGACGGACGGCGTTGTCGTGGAGGGCACGTCGGCGGTGGATGCGTCGATGCTGACCGGCGAGCCGATGCCTGTCGAGGTCGGCCCTGGCGATGAGGTGACGGGGGCGACGATTAACACGTCCGGGCGGCTGCTTGTGCGGGCGACGCGCGTGGGCTCGGAGACGCAGTTGGCGCAGATGGCAGCGATGGTCGAGGCGGCGCAGACGGGCAAGGCACCGGTGCAGCGGCTGGCGGATCGGGTTTCGGGAGTGTTCGTGCCCGCCGTCATCGCGATCGCCGCGGTCACGCTCGGTGCGTGGTTGCTCACGGGGCACGGCGCGAGTGAGGCGGTCACGGCCGCGGTCGCCGTGCTCATCATCGCGTGCCCGTGTGCGCTTGGCTTAGCGACGCCCACAGCGCTCCTGGTCGGCACGAGTGAAGGTGCCAAGGCGGGTGTGTTGCTGCGCGGCCCGGAGGTGCTGGAGTCGGCGCGGAAGGTCGACACGGTTGTGCTGGATAAGACCGGCACGGTGACTACGGGTGTGATGGAGTTGACGGAGGTTCCTCCCACTCCCGAAAATCTGGTGCCGCTTGCCGCTTCGGTGGAGGCGGCGTCGCATCACCCGATTGCGCAGGCTATTGTGCGTGCGGCGGATCCGGATTCTCTACTCCCGGTTTCGGATTTCCGGGATATTCCGGGAGTGGGGGTTGAAGGCACCGTGGGTGGCCACCGCATCGAGGTCGGTCGCTCCGGGGAAAATTCCGGGAGTGGGGGGACGGTGGTTGCGGTGCGCCGCGACGGCGAGCTCCTGGGCACGTTGGAGGTGTCGGATTCGGTGAAGCCGACGTCGGCGGCTGCGGTCGCGAAATTCCGGGAGTGGGGGGTGCGGCCGATTCTGCTGACCGGCGACGCCGCCGGCCCGGCGTTTCGGGTCGCAGATGAGGTCGGTATTGCTCGCGAGGATGTGATTTCGGGAGTGATGCCGGAGGATAAGGTCGCGACGATTGAGAAGTTGCAGGCTGGCGGCGCGTGTGTGGCGATGGTCGGCGATGGCATCAATGATGCTGCGGCTCTTGCGCAGGCGGATTTGGGCATGGCGATGGGCACGGGCACCGATGTGGCGATGGAGGCTGCGGATATCACGCTGGTGCGTGGTGATCTGTTGGCGGCTGCGGATGCGCTGCGGTTGTCACGCCGGACGCTCCGCACGATTCGTTCGAATCTTTTTTGGGCGTTTTTCTACAACGTTTTGGCAATTCCTGTCGCCGCGCTGGGGTTGTTGAATCCGATGTTGGCTGGCGCTGCGATGGCGTTTTCGTCGGTTTTTGTGGTCGGCAACAGTCTGCGTCTGCGCGGTTTTTCTCCGAGTCAACCAGCTATTCAAAAAGGAGTAACTCATGAGTGA
- a CDS encoding metal-sensitive transcriptional regulator has protein sequence MSESCCSSQSHSLYDDSCCHDTTDPGYLAEKRRYESRIRRIEGQVRGIGRMIENEEYCIDVLTQISAVNSALKSLALTLLDAHLHHCVVHAAEGGPEELDAKLEEASAAIARLAK, from the coding sequence ATGAGTGAGTCTTGTTGTTCGTCGCAATCGCATTCGCTTTACGACGATTCTTGCTGCCATGACACCACTGATCCCGGTTATCTCGCGGAGAAGCGGCGTTATGAATCCCGTATCCGTCGCATTGAGGGGCAGGTTCGTGGCATTGGTCGGATGATTGAGAACGAAGAGTACTGTATCGATGTTTTGACCCAGATTTCGGCGGTGAATTCGGCGTTGAAGTCGTTGGCGTTAACTCTTCTGGATGCTCACCTCCATCACTGTGTGGTGCATGCGGCTGAGGGCGGCCCGGAGGAGTTGGACGCCAAGCTGGAGGAGGCCTCGGCGGCGATTGCTCGGCTGGCTAAGTAA